AATTGAAGCTCTCCCCGGGCTTCCCAAACTGTCGGCTTCTGGTGCCGGACACACGTGCGCGCGCCGCGGCCCGCGCGGGTCCAATCCCTGTCTTGTAGGAAAGGGCTGGGAAATCCCTACCAGCTGAGCCGGAGGATGAAGCTGCTGGCGTCCTCGTCGGTCGCGGTGGCCTCGAACTTCAACCCCTCGGAGCCCAACGTCAGCGCGGCGGAGGTGCTGGCCACCACCATGCCCACGTTCCAGCCCAGGCCAATCAGGTCCTGCTTGAAGATGAGCTCCCCGGAGTTGGGGCTCAACCGGCGGTAGGAGTGCTCGCCGAAGGTCACCGCCACGGAGGCCGCGCTGGGGATGCCCTCCAGGGAGCGGTGCAGCCCGGACGCCGAACCCACCATGGCGCGCATCCGCCCCACGGTGCTCCGGACATAGGCGAGCCCCGCGTCCCGTCCGGTGAGGTAGATGGCCTCACCATAGGAGCCGCCCCGGGCCTCCGCGTCCTGGCCGACGACGTCGAGGATCCCCAGCATCCAGGCCACCGGGTAGCGGTAGTTCTCCACCAACCGCTCGCCCTCGGCGATCTGCCGCCGGGCCTGCTCCAGCACCTCGGCGGATGCACGCGCCGCCACCGACGTGAGCGCCGCCTCCAGGAACATCCCCGGAACCAGATGCTCTGGCCGGCATCGGGACAGCCGTGAGAGCAGCTGGGGACGGCGCTCCATCATTCCCCTCATTTTGTCACAATTGTTCAAATTCGTTCAAAACGAATTTTCAGCGAGCAGCGGCGAGCGGACCCCAGACGAGACAACCCAGAGTTGATGGGAAGTCCGGGTGATGGCGATGTGCAACCTGCGACGCGCCTCGTCATGGGCGGGGTAGACGCGGGCCGTGGCGTCGGGGATGACGACGTAATCGAACTCGAGCCCCTTGACGTTGTCCACGTCCGTCACATCCACGCCGGGCTCGAAGGAGAAGTCCCCCTCCAGCACGAGGCGGGCCCAGGACTGGTCCGCGACGACTCGGTGGAAGGTCCGCGCCTGGTCGGGGCCACTGGCGATGACGGCCACGGAGGCATGGGGCTCACGCTCCAGGAGCTCCCTCAGCGCCTCGCCGATGAAGAGGTGGGCCTGGGCCTCGTCGGGGAAGTGGTGGAAGCCCACGGGTGCCCCCTCGCGGCCGGCCAGGGGGGCCGTGGTGGTGGCCTGCGTGCCCAGCACCTTGCGCGCCAGCTCCGTGATCGGCCTCGGACAGCGGTAGGACACCTGGAGCCGGCAGGTGGCCGCGTCGCGGATGCCCAGCTCCGAGAGCACCGCCTGCCACCCCGCGAAGCTCGTCGAGGTCTGTTGCATCTCGTCGCCCGCGAGCGTGCAGCTGCGCGCCTCGCCCAGCAACCGGCCCACCACGAACAGCTCGAAGAGGGAGAAGTCCTCGGTCTCGTCCAGCACCACGTGCACCAGACGCCCCACGGCGCCCAGGTTTCCTCCCTGGGCCCGGAGGAAGAGCAGCAGCGGGAGGTCCTCCAGATCCAACGTGCCGGCCAGCTCGTCGGGCGTGTCGCTCTCCAGCGACTTGCCATCCAGCGTCTGGAGACGGTCGGGGTCCACACCCTCGAGCTCGCGCTCGAGCGGCGTGGCGATCTGCAACATCGTGTGGCGCACCGTCTCCTCCACGGCCGTGAGGGGCAGCTCCCCCTTGGAATAGGAGACGACGCTCTCCAGGAAGCGCCGGTCGGTGAAGACCTCGGCTAGCTTCTTGCGCAAGCCCGGCAGCGTGGTGGCCGACGACTTGAGCACCCCCAACCGGGCCGCGAGCGCGAGGCGCAGGGCCGGGTGGCGCTTGAGCTTCGAGACGAGCGGCGGCGGGTCCTCCCACAGCTTGATGGCCTTGGCCCCAAAGGAGACACGCGCGGCCGTGGCCGCCCAGGAGTCGAGCGTCTCGACGGACACCTTCCCCAGCCCGAGCGGAGCGAGCAGGCGCCGGGACAGACGCGCCAGACCCTCCTCGGGGACGATGACCTTCATGCGGGACTCGGGGTAGCGCGCGTGGTCGTCGAAGGCGATCTTCGCGAGCCGGTGCAGGGCCACCGTCGTCTTGCCGCTGCCCGCGCTGCCCAGGACGAGCAGCGGCTGGTCCGCGGCCACGCTCACGGCCTCGAACTGCTCGGCGTCGAGCAGCGCGGTGATGTCGAGCGCGCCCTCGCTCCGTGAGGCCCCCTCCCCCACTCCGAGCTGGCCCGGGCGGACCGCCGTCCCCGCTCCCCC
The sequence above is drawn from the Archangium gephyra genome and encodes:
- a CDS encoding DUF2378 family protein, whose protein sequence is MERRPQLLSRLSRCRPEHLVPGMFLEAALTSVAARASAEVLEQARRQIAEGERLVENYRYPVAWMLGILDVVGQDAEARGGSYGEAIYLTGRDAGLAYVRSTVGRMRAMVGSASGLHRSLEGIPSAASVAVTFGEHSYRRLSPNSGELIFKQDLIGLGWNVGMVVASTSAALTLGSEGLKFEATATDEDASSFILRLSW